From the Excalfactoria chinensis isolate bCotChi1 chromosome 1, bCotChi1.hap2, whole genome shotgun sequence genome, one window contains:
- the USP44 gene encoding ubiquitin carboxyl-terminal hydrolase 44 isoform X2, with protein sequence MDKCKHIGRLRLAQDHSILNPQKWHCVDCNTTESVWACLSCSHVACGRYIEEHALKHFQENGHPVALEVNELYVFCYLCDDYVLNDNATGDIKLLRSTLSAIKSQKYECTTRSGRTLRSMGASDDSYLSHDGAQALLRNQDRMFTALWHRRRAFMGKIFRSWFQLTPSGKKILEEEKRLEEEEERRNKARERRQERKRQLKEEMEKMPPRKSCRLQNQMRMSSQTASVMQKTSQNMESMSELKETYTSDEVRLKKIGDSPVKRRPTVTPGVTGLRNLGNTCYMNSILQVLSHLLIFRECFLKLDLNQTQELLATAASGKTRSSSRRSSITASTLQVNENQEKGRGSSSVRRSNLSSGLSGGASKSRNMELIQPREPSSKHISLCHELHTLFQVMWSGKWALVSPFAMLHSVWRLIPAFRGYAQQDAQEFLCELLDKVQQELETTGTRYPALIPAAQRKLIKQVLNVVNNIFHGQLLSQVTCLACDNKSNTVEPFWDLSLEFPERYHCNGKEMASQYPCPLTEMLAKFTETEALEGKIYACDQCNKAQKQLMVCRLPQVLRLHLKRFRWSGRNHREKIGVHVNFDQILNMEPYCCRESLKSLLPDCFIYDLSAVVMHHGKGFGSGHYTAYCYNSEGGFWVHCNDSKLNMCTMEEVCKAQAYILFYSQRLSQANGLDKICPSTSESQQHTELADCSVDNSSS encoded by the exons ATGGATAAGTGTAAGCACATAGGACGCCTGCGACTGGCCCAAGATCACTCCATTCTGAATCCACAGAAATGGCATTGCGTGGACTGCAATACCACCGAGTCTGTGTGGGCATGCCTCAGCTGCTCGCACGTGGCGTGTGGGAGATACATCGAAGAACATGCACTAAAGCACTTTCAGGAGAACGGTCACCCGGTGGCATTGGAAGTAAACGAGCTGTATGTTTTCTGTTATCTCTGTGATGATTATGTTCTTAATGATAATGCAACTGGTGATATAAAACTGTTGCGAAGTACATTAAGTGCAATCAAGAGTCAAAAGTATGAGTGTACTACTCGTAGTGGGAGGACTTTGCGTTCTATGGGTGCCAGCGATGATTCTTACCTCTCACATGATGGTGCCCAGGCCTTGCTTCGTAATCAAGACCGCATGTTCACAGCACTGTGGCACAGAAGGCGTGCGTTCATGGGTAAAATATTCAGGTCGTGGTTCCAGCTGACACCTAGTGGAAAAAAgattttggaagaagaaaagcgtttggaagaagaggaggaaaggaggaacaAAGCTAGAGAGAGGAGACAAGAACGAAAGCGCCAGttgaaggaagagatggaaaagatgCCTCCAAGAAAGAGTTGCCGTTTACAAAACCAGATGAGAATGTCCTCACAAACAGCATCCGTCATGCAAAAGACATCACAGAACATGGAATCCATGTCGGAGCTGAAAGAAACGTATACCTCAGATGAAGTAAGATTGAAAAAAATAGGTGACTCTCCAGTTAAGCGAAGGCCCACCGTGACTCCAGGGGTAACAGGACTGAGGAACCTGGGAAACACGTGCTATATGAATTCTATCCTGCAGGTATTAAGTCACTTACTTATTTTTCGAGAATGCTTCTTAAAGCTTGATCTCAACCAAACTCAGGAACTGCTGGCAACAGCAGCCAGTGGTAAAACCAGGTCTTCATCCAGACGCTCGTCAATAACTGCTTCAACATTACAAGTGAATGAGAaccaagagaaaggaaggggatCATCTTCTGTGAGACGATCTAATTTATCCTCAGGATTAAGCGGAGGAGCATCAAAAAGTAGAAATATGGAACTCATTCAGCCCAGGGAGCCCAGTTCAAAGCATATTTCTCTTTGTCACGAGCTGCATACTCTGTTTCAAGTGATGTGGTCTGGCAAATGGGCGCTGGTGTCTCCTTTTGCCATGCTTCATTCTGTCTGGAGACTAATTCCAGCCTTCAGAGGATATGCCCAACAAGATGCTCAGGAATTCCTTTGTGAACTTTTGGATAAAGTGCAGCAGGAACTGGAGACTACGGGGACCAGATACCCAGctctcatccctgctgctcaaAGAAAACTTATAAAACAGGTGTTGAATGTGGTGAACAACATTTTTCACGGACAGCTATTGAGTCAg GTGACGTGCCTTGCCTGTGACAATAAATCAAACACCGTAGAACCTTTCTGGGACCTGTCACTGGAGTTCCCCGAGAGGTATCACTGCAATGGCAAGGAGATGGCATCGCAGTATCCCTGTCCGCTGACAGAAATGCTGGCCAAGTTTACAGAAACTGAAGCTTTGGAAGGAAAGATATATGCGTGTGATCAGTGCAACA AAGCTCAGAAGCAGCTTATGGTGTGTCGACTACCTCAGGTTCTCCGATTACACCTGAAGAGGTTTAG GTGGTCAGGACGCAATCACCGTGAAAAGATCGGCGTGCACGTTAATTTTGATCAAATACTGAACATGGAGCCTTACTGCTGCAGGGAATCCCTCAAGTCTCTCCTACCTGACTGCTTTATCTACGACTTGTCTGCTGTAGTAATGCATCATGGGAAAGGATTTGGCTCAGGGCACTACACTGCCTACTGCTACAATTCGGAAGGAG gATTTTGGGTACACTGCAATGATTCAAAACTCAACATGTGCACTATGGAAGAAGTATGCAAGGCTCAAGCctacattttgttttacagcCAACGACTTTCTCAGGCAAACGGACTTGATAAAATATGTCCTAGCACATCTGAaagtcagcagcacacagagttAGCTGACTGTTCTGTGGACAACAGTAGCAGCTAA
- the USP44 gene encoding ubiquitin carboxyl-terminal hydrolase 44 isoform X1, which yields MDKCKHIGRLRLAQDHSILNPQKWHCVDCNTTESVWACLSCSHVACGRYIEEHALKHFQENGHPVALEVNELYVFCYLCDDYVLNDNATGDIKLLRSTLSAIKSQKYECTTRSGRTLRSMGASDDSYLSHDGAQALLRNQDRMFTALWHRRRAFMGKIFRSWFQLTPSGKKILEEEKRLEEEEERRNKARERRQERKRQLKEEMEKMPPRKSCRLQNQMRMSSQTASVMQKTSQNMESMSELKETYTSDEVRLKKIGDSPVKRRPTVTPGVTGLRNLGNTCYMNSILQVLSHLLIFRECFLKLDLNQTQELLATAASGKTRSSSRRSSITASTLQVNENQEKGRGSSSVRRSNLSSGLSGGASKSRNMELIQPREPSSKHISLCHELHTLFQVMWSGKWALVSPFAMLHSVWRLIPAFRGYAQQDAQEFLCELLDKVQQELETTGTRYPALIPAAQRKLIKQVLNVVNNIFHGQLLSQVTCLACDNKSNTVEPFWDLSLEFPERYHCNGKEMASQYPCPLTEMLAKFTETEALEGKIYACDQCNTKRRKFSSKPVILTEAQKQLMVCRLPQVLRLHLKRFRWSGRNHREKIGVHVNFDQILNMEPYCCRESLKSLLPDCFIYDLSAVVMHHGKGFGSGHYTAYCYNSEGGFWVHCNDSKLNMCTMEEVCKAQAYILFYSQRLSQANGLDKICPSTSESQQHTELADCSVDNSSS from the exons ATGGATAAGTGTAAGCACATAGGACGCCTGCGACTGGCCCAAGATCACTCCATTCTGAATCCACAGAAATGGCATTGCGTGGACTGCAATACCACCGAGTCTGTGTGGGCATGCCTCAGCTGCTCGCACGTGGCGTGTGGGAGATACATCGAAGAACATGCACTAAAGCACTTTCAGGAGAACGGTCACCCGGTGGCATTGGAAGTAAACGAGCTGTATGTTTTCTGTTATCTCTGTGATGATTATGTTCTTAATGATAATGCAACTGGTGATATAAAACTGTTGCGAAGTACATTAAGTGCAATCAAGAGTCAAAAGTATGAGTGTACTACTCGTAGTGGGAGGACTTTGCGTTCTATGGGTGCCAGCGATGATTCTTACCTCTCACATGATGGTGCCCAGGCCTTGCTTCGTAATCAAGACCGCATGTTCACAGCACTGTGGCACAGAAGGCGTGCGTTCATGGGTAAAATATTCAGGTCGTGGTTCCAGCTGACACCTAGTGGAAAAAAgattttggaagaagaaaagcgtttggaagaagaggaggaaaggaggaacaAAGCTAGAGAGAGGAGACAAGAACGAAAGCGCCAGttgaaggaagagatggaaaagatgCCTCCAAGAAAGAGTTGCCGTTTACAAAACCAGATGAGAATGTCCTCACAAACAGCATCCGTCATGCAAAAGACATCACAGAACATGGAATCCATGTCGGAGCTGAAAGAAACGTATACCTCAGATGAAGTAAGATTGAAAAAAATAGGTGACTCTCCAGTTAAGCGAAGGCCCACCGTGACTCCAGGGGTAACAGGACTGAGGAACCTGGGAAACACGTGCTATATGAATTCTATCCTGCAGGTATTAAGTCACTTACTTATTTTTCGAGAATGCTTCTTAAAGCTTGATCTCAACCAAACTCAGGAACTGCTGGCAACAGCAGCCAGTGGTAAAACCAGGTCTTCATCCAGACGCTCGTCAATAACTGCTTCAACATTACAAGTGAATGAGAaccaagagaaaggaaggggatCATCTTCTGTGAGACGATCTAATTTATCCTCAGGATTAAGCGGAGGAGCATCAAAAAGTAGAAATATGGAACTCATTCAGCCCAGGGAGCCCAGTTCAAAGCATATTTCTCTTTGTCACGAGCTGCATACTCTGTTTCAAGTGATGTGGTCTGGCAAATGGGCGCTGGTGTCTCCTTTTGCCATGCTTCATTCTGTCTGGAGACTAATTCCAGCCTTCAGAGGATATGCCCAACAAGATGCTCAGGAATTCCTTTGTGAACTTTTGGATAAAGTGCAGCAGGAACTGGAGACTACGGGGACCAGATACCCAGctctcatccctgctgctcaaAGAAAACTTATAAAACAGGTGTTGAATGTGGTGAACAACATTTTTCACGGACAGCTATTGAGTCAg GTGACGTGCCTTGCCTGTGACAATAAATCAAACACCGTAGAACCTTTCTGGGACCTGTCACTGGAGTTCCCCGAGAGGTATCACTGCAATGGCAAGGAGATGGCATCGCAGTATCCCTGTCCGCTGACAGAAATGCTGGCCAAGTTTACAGAAACTGAAGCTTTGGAAGGAAAGATATATGCGTGTGATCAGTGCAACA CAAAACGCAGGAAGTTTTCTTCTAAACCAGTTATACTCACAGAAGCTCAGAAGCAGCTTATGGTGTGTCGACTACCTCAGGTTCTCCGATTACACCTGAAGAGGTTTAG GTGGTCAGGACGCAATCACCGTGAAAAGATCGGCGTGCACGTTAATTTTGATCAAATACTGAACATGGAGCCTTACTGCTGCAGGGAATCCCTCAAGTCTCTCCTACCTGACTGCTTTATCTACGACTTGTCTGCTGTAGTAATGCATCATGGGAAAGGATTTGGCTCAGGGCACTACACTGCCTACTGCTACAATTCGGAAGGAG gATTTTGGGTACACTGCAATGATTCAAAACTCAACATGTGCACTATGGAAGAAGTATGCAAGGCTCAAGCctacattttgttttacagcCAACGACTTTCTCAGGCAAACGGACTTGATAAAATATGTCCTAGCACATCTGAaagtcagcagcacacagagttAGCTGACTGTTCTGTGGACAACAGTAGCAGCTAA